The Aspergillus flavus chromosome 6, complete sequence nucleotide sequence AATGTTGGATAGTACCAGGTGAATCCCAGGACAAACTCAGAAGGTTTTGACACCTTGGGTGTTCTGGCTTGTTCATCTGTTAGATATGCCCCACTGGTGGCATTTGATTCAAAGCACCATCTCATGGGCTGGTCCTTGTAGTGCGATAGCTACCCAGCAAAGGGCTATGAAGAGTTTATGCATAGCGTTTTACCCTTACTTCTAATTCTTCGATTGTATATATTAAGGCGTATATAATTTGCGATTGGTGCATGGTGACAGAAATGAATGGACGACCTAACCGATGTTCGCATTGAGCAACCTTTGCAATGGAACATCTACACATTATACTTTACATCAACACTTATCAAGCGGagaacctttttttttctatgAAGCTTCTGTAACTGACACTCAAAGTgcggccttctcctccctcgaCTTGAAATTCACAGCCACATGTTCCACTGCAACCTTATAGCCATATACTCCCAACCCAACAATAATTCCGGCTGCTTTGTCGCTGAAATAGCTGTGATGCCTCCATGGCTCCCTCGCATGGACGTTACTCACATGTAGCTCGATAAAAGGAATATCCACTCCCACCAAGGCGTCCCGAATAGCGACCGAAGTATGTGTGTATGCGCCAGGGTTGATAACGATTCCGTCAACATTACCCCGAGCAGCTTGGATGCGATCAACGATTGCGCCTTCGTGATTGGACTGATAGGTTTCCAAAGTAGCTCCTAATGAAGCAGCGTGGGCTTTGCTTGAGGCTTCGACATCTGCGAGAGTGGTTGAGCCGTAGATATGAGGTTCACGAGTACCCAGGAGGTTAAGGTTGGGGCCGTTAATGAGGAGGATTGATTTTCCCATTTTGAGTTATCGGTATATGAGGGCTTGGAGGGTGGATTTTGTTATTCGTGATAGTTTGAATTTTCGAACGAGGAAGTGTGTATCTAGGATGTGGAGTAAAGCAGGAATAGAAATAGGTTGTGTAATTTTGTTTGAGGAACTGTTTCTAGTTTCACTATTATATTCTCATACTCATCTTATCGCATGGGTAAAACATCTGCATTTAAATTTACTAAGCATTACGGAGTAGCCAAAACCCCTCAGTGATATAGGGGAAAGAATTTCCCTAGGTAGGTATGAACGGTATTCTCTCATAAATTGGCTGCATAATGAAACCTAAACCCATACCCGTAATTTATTAACTGAGTATACTGGTAATTACATCGAAAGTGGCAGCCAGAAAAACTTTGGTGGGGAAGCAACCAGGGTTCTCCGCATTGGACTAAAGAAAACTCCGGTAAGATGGGGAGAACACTTTCCCGGCATGCCGAACACCCGCGAGAAGCCGGCGCATATGCTATGCTCTGTTGTGCACAATTGATGAAGACTGTGTTGAGATATAAACAAAGGTATCTCACGGGCTTGGTTGTTATATTCCCCAGAAAGCTCGGATACTTCTATTTAGACAAAGACTATGGCCGTATTCAATTGTATGCATGTAATTGTTGATTTCCGGGATACCTACAAGTACTGTGCGTGGCCGTTCACATAGGGCTGGAAGCATACCACACTCCCTCCGAACAGATATATACGCTCAGTTTCTTAATGAAAGGTTGTAAGACATTCTATATCAGATTCATGCATCTCGAACGATCATCGATATGTAGCTACTCGCCCATAGCGTGCACTACGAGTCCACTACTGAACTAAAGTTTAGTAGACGTTGAAGATCCCACTTCCATTGTCCATAAATTGGCCCGGGCACTAGATGATATCTTTTAAACAAAATAGATATCGAACTTATGCTCAAGACCATAGCCAATCAGTGCATCCTCGCTTGCTTACTAGGTAGGTTTTCTTGGTAGGTTCATGCATGTACCCCATCTAGATAGCCACCCACGTGAGGAGTCAAGCAATGTGGAGCCCGTCGATAGTCAATTTTATCGGTTACTCACGGTCGCTGGAGATAACCTGCACTCATAAACCTCGACTGGTCCATGAGGAGTCTGTCATCTTGAATATTCTACGTCGTCCATGTTTCAAGAGTACATGCTCAAGAGAACACAACCAAACCAGAAGCTTGAAGCACAGCCCTCACGATAGCCATTTGAAAACCTTGCACTTATCGTTATCGACCCCGCACGATGACGGTCATGCAGTTCGACCAGGAGCAACTGGACGAAATCTACGCTTTTGCGGTAGACCTCGGTCGTAAAGCAGGCCAGCTCTTACTGGAGAGCATTGAAAAGCGAATCGCGGGTGAGGGAAGCCAGTCggtggaagaaaaagaaaacgcaGTGGATATTGTGACTCAGACGGATGAAGGTAGCTCTATTGCG carries:
- a CDS encoding catabolic 3-dehydroquinase 1 (3-dehydroquinate dehydratase QutE), with the protein product MGKSILLINGPNLNLLGTREPHIYGSTTLADVEASSKAHAASLGATLETYQSNHEGAIVDRIQAARGNVDGIVINPGAYTHTSVAIRDALVGVDIPFIELHVSNVHAREPWRHHSYFSDKAAGIIVGLGVYGYKVAVEHVAVNFKSREEKAAL